The following proteins are encoded in a genomic region of Candidatus Dormiibacterota bacterium:
- a CDS encoding DUF6777 domain-containing protein, translated as MGNEPVTRLLAVPAGRRPWWGGRRRRAIAGAAALAAVTLLLVSTLGLPGHPARTTAQASGEIYLAPAAAVGANPFTASVMVGQTSVPPATAPPAQAETPPVADAQQPPAPPADQQAPPPPPPPPAAATVDAAPPTAITTVSGSVPQLYGGTVGSGACDPQRLADLLAAAPDVAADWAFAQGVDATAVPDLIQGLAPVLLLDDARVTDWRRVDGRAVPRQTVLEDGTAVLVDRFGAPRVRCLSGDPLGPPEVVSKGSRFVGSPWPRFRPANLVVIVPASAPLPQVVLLDTGSGQAFARPVGGTGTSDVAPEAFAADLQAKAAAAGGGQPAPEQLFQAQPASAVQEASISPPGGPPGASVVASGTGWPAGDRIAIEPCVGSRPETCSLRSELAVLATADAGGAFAGVVIRVPATVSPSDYVEFYLRDVRPGQRPYSFDVPWSVSGAACDHDCAAPSGCHPPYCDPAGKRGCRCSSRAEPVCALDSCDQCPPSRCARGLTALATPHATQTPRPPPTDTPSPRPSQQQIHAAPGSSGSPPATGHGTTLSATTSSGTRTGTASGSPATGTTTTTRTATASTSTSTSQSRSTPTPGPSGPSHPSPSATTGTQPPRTSPTPASPTATAQPSPPKPAPTATAQPSPPKPASTATAQPTPPKPAPTATAQPQPPPPTPTPQPKPPPPTPTPQPKPPPPTPTPQPKPPPPTPTPQPKPSQQSTPAPPPPRQGGQPRPGPSPTP; from the coding sequence ATGGGGAACGAGCCCGTGACGCGGCTCCTCGCCGTGCCGGCGGGCCGGCGTCCGTGGTGGGGCGGGCGCAGGCGACGGGCGATCGCCGGGGCCGCGGCCCTGGCGGCGGTCACCCTCCTGCTCGTCTCCACCCTCGGGTTGCCCGGCCACCCCGCCCGGACCACCGCGCAGGCGTCGGGGGAGATCTACCTGGCGCCGGCGGCGGCGGTGGGTGCGAACCCCTTCACCGCGTCGGTGATGGTCGGGCAGACCAGCGTGCCGCCCGCCACCGCGCCGCCCGCGCAGGCCGAGACGCCGCCGGTCGCCGACGCCCAGCAGCCGCCGGCCCCGCCCGCCGACCAGCAGGCGCCGCCACCGCCGCCGCCGCCGCCGGCCGCGGCGACCGTCGACGCCGCTCCTCCCACCGCGATCACCACCGTGAGCGGATCGGTGCCCCAGCTGTACGGGGGCACCGTCGGCAGCGGCGCCTGCGATCCCCAGCGGCTTGCCGACCTGCTCGCCGCCGCCCCGGACGTCGCCGCCGACTGGGCCTTCGCCCAGGGCGTCGACGCGACGGCGGTCCCCGACCTCATCCAGGGGCTGGCACCGGTGCTCCTCCTCGACGACGCGCGGGTCACCGATTGGCGCCGCGTCGACGGCCGCGCGGTCCCCCGCCAGACCGTGCTCGAGGACGGCACCGCGGTGCTGGTCGACCGCTTCGGGGCGCCCCGGGTGCGCTGCCTCAGCGGCGACCCGCTCGGCCCGCCGGAGGTGGTGAGCAAGGGGTCGCGCTTCGTCGGCTCGCCCTGGCCGCGGTTCCGCCCGGCGAACCTGGTGGTGATCGTCCCCGCCTCCGCGCCGCTGCCGCAGGTGGTGCTCCTCGACACCGGCAGCGGGCAGGCCTTCGCGCGCCCCGTCGGCGGCACCGGAACGTCGGACGTCGCCCCCGAGGCCTTCGCCGCCGACCTCCAGGCGAAGGCCGCGGCGGCGGGCGGCGGGCAGCCGGCGCCGGAGCAGCTGTTCCAGGCGCAGCCGGCCTCGGCGGTCCAGGAGGCGAGCATCAGCCCGCCGGGCGGCCCCCCGGGCGCGAGCGTGGTCGCCTCCGGGACGGGGTGGCCGGCGGGCGACCGGATCGCGATCGAGCCCTGCGTCGGCAGCCGGCCGGAGACCTGCTCCCTGCGGAGCGAGCTGGCGGTCCTCGCCACCGCCGACGCCGGCGGCGCCTTCGCCGGCGTGGTGATCCGCGTCCCCGCGACCGTCAGCCCCTCCGACTACGTCGAGTTCTACCTCCGCGACGTCAGACCGGGGCAGAGGCCGTACAGCTTCGACGTGCCCTGGTCGGTCAGCGGTGCGGCCTGCGACCACGACTGCGCCGCTCCGTCCGGCTGCCACCCGCCCTACTGCGACCCCGCCGGGAAGCGCGGCTGCCGGTGCTCCTCGCGCGCCGAGCCGGTCTGCGCCCTCGACAGCTGCGACCAGTGCCCGCCGTCGCGCTGCGCCCGCGGCCTGACCGCGCTCGCGACCCCGCACGCCACCCAGACGCCGCGACCGCCGCCCACCGACACGCCGTCGCCGCGCCCGAGCCAGCAGCAGATCCACGCCGCACCGGGCTCGTCCGGCTCGCCACCGGCCACCGGTCACGGGACCACATTGTCCGCGACCACGTCGTCGGGCACGCGGACCGGCACCGCCTCGGGGTCGCCGGCGACCGGGACCACCACCACGACCCGGACCGCGACGGCGTCGACCTCGACGTCGACCTCGCAGTCGCGCTCCACCCCGACCCCGGGTCCGAGCGGCCCGTCCCATCCCAGCCCGAGCGCGACGACGGGGACGCAGCCGCCGCGGACGTCTCCGACGCCGGCGTCGCCGACGGCGACCGCGCAGCCGTCGCCGCCGAAGCCGGCTCCGACCGCCACCGCGCAGCCGTCGCCGCCGAAGCCGGCGTCGACCGCCACCGCGCAGCCGACACCGCCGAAGCCGGCTCCCACCGCCACCGCGCAGCCGCAGCCGCCGCCGCCCACGCCGACCCCGCAGCCGAAGCCGCCGCCGCCGACGCCGACCCCGCAGCCGAAGCCGCCGCCGCCGACGCCGACGCCGCAGCCGAAGCCGCCGCCGCCCACCCCGACCCCGCAGCCGAAGCCGAGCCAGCAGTCCACGCCTGCGCCGCCGCCGCCGCGACAGGGTGGTCAGCCCAGGCCGGGCCCGAGCCCCACCCCGTAG